A DNA window from Mucilaginibacter xinganensis contains the following coding sequences:
- a CDS encoding ring-cleaving dioxygenase, with translation MENTINGIHHITAIAGNAKKNYDFYTRVLGLHLVKKTVNFDDPDTYHLYYGDKQGTPGTILTFFPWGEIAAGRRGARQATEIGYSVPEGSFDFWLKRFEANNVIYNKVSEKFGEPYLTVLDPDGLKLELTASKTADNRLPWETDEVKAINATKGFHNITITTNKMQPTADILTGVFGYRLLEQHVNRYRFITDTVENAAIVDLVEVAGEVAGHVAGGSVHHVAFRVKNEEVLMQYRDKIAALGLHITDKIDRNYFYSLYFREPGGVLFELATDNPGFAVDEPADQLGTHLMLPPQYEQYRAKLESSLPKLV, from the coding sequence ATGGAAAATACAATTAACGGCATCCATCACATCACAGCCATTGCCGGCAATGCCAAAAAGAATTATGATTTTTACACCCGGGTATTAGGTTTACACCTGGTTAAAAAAACGGTAAACTTTGATGATCCGGATACCTATCACTTATATTACGGTGATAAACAGGGTACACCCGGTACCATTCTTACTTTTTTTCCATGGGGCGAGATTGCCGCAGGCAGAAGAGGTGCCCGGCAGGCCACAGAGATCGGTTATTCAGTTCCTGAAGGCAGCTTTGATTTTTGGCTGAAACGTTTTGAGGCCAACAATGTGATCTATAACAAAGTTTCTGAAAAATTTGGTGAACCTTATCTTACGGTGCTTGATCCGGATGGGTTGAAACTTGAACTAACCGCTTCAAAAACGGCAGATAACCGCCTTCCCTGGGAAACAGATGAGGTGAAAGCGATAAATGCTACCAAAGGCTTTCATAATATTACCATTACCACCAACAAGATGCAGCCTACAGCTGATATCCTGACTGGGGTGTTCGGCTATCGCCTGTTGGAGCAACACGTTAACCGATACCGTTTTATAACCGATACTGTTGAAAATGCCGCTATTGTTGACCTGGTTGAAGTAGCCGGAGAAGTTGCAGGGCATGTTGCCGGGGGCTCTGTTCACCACGTGGCCTTCAGGGTTAAGAATGAAGAAGTATTAATGCAATACAGGGATAAGATAGCCGCTTTGGGATTACATATTACCGATAAAATAGACCGTAACTATTTCTATTCGCTTTATTTTCGCGAACCGGGTGGTGTATTGTTTGAACTGGCTACAGATAATCCGGGGTTTGCAGTAGATGAACCGGCAGATCAGTTGGGTACCCATTTGATGCTGCCACCACAGTATGAACAGTACCGCGCGAAACTGGAATCTTCATTGCCTAAATTAGTTTAA
- a CDS encoding collagen-like protein, with protein sequence MKKIHYLLAFVVLMLASCAKDGVTGPQGPAGPQGPQGSPGAQGPPGATGPQGPAGPAGPAGPTGPSGGVLIIYSAWMSPSGPGITKSTNGLTERTWDIPAPQLTEAVLKTGKVAVYGAGLNNFYSEQVWSAGRVGLFPIAVNGDTWTAAVKQGVIHIAMVTYSNNTVTMPDLFSLRYIAIPGNSRLSASADMNNYDHLKHTLHLPN encoded by the coding sequence ATGAAAAAGATCCATTACCTATTAGCTTTTGTGGTTTTAATGCTTGCCTCATGTGCAAAGGATGGCGTTACAGGCCCCCAGGGTCCGGCTGGTCCGCAAGGCCCGCAGGGCTCGCCGGGTGCCCAGGGCCCTCCAGGTGCCACTGGCCCCCAGGGACCAGCGGGTCCGGCCGGTCCCGCTGGTCCAACCGGTCCTTCGGGTGGTGTGCTTATCATCTATTCTGCATGGATGTCACCTTCCGGGCCGGGTATCACTAAATCAACTAATGGATTAACTGAACGTACCTGGGACATTCCGGCACCGCAGCTTACGGAAGCTGTTTTAAAAACAGGCAAGGTTGCAGTTTATGGTGCCGGGTTAAATAACTTTTACAGTGAGCAAGTATGGTCAGCAGGAAGGGTGGGTTTATTTCCTATTGCGGTTAATGGAGACACCTGGACCGCAGCCGTAAAACAGGGTGTCATTCATATTGCCATGGTAACTTATAGCAATAATACCGTTACCATGCCTGATTTATTTAGCCTTAGATATATCGCCATACCTGGAAATAGCCGGTTATCGGCCAGCGCTGATATGAACAACTATGATCATTTAAAACACACGTTGCACCTGCCCAATTAG
- a CDS encoding PAS domain S-box protein has product MTNPFAEAQQFNALIQASPVATAIYTGPDVTICMVNQLMLNLWDRDAAVIGKPLEKALPELEGQPFIGLLKNVFQTGETYETRESKAELLRDGQLRTFYFDFTYKPIPGPDGKIAYIFHTAVDITQMVEARNQLADTKEWLTLSLSSAGTGTWDLDTLNNTVRWDARCRELFGFAGDEHIPYDAALSCIHPADEPAVRQAVINALNPKADDQYDIRYRTIGQKDGRLRWVHCKGKAYFNGEGLAYRFAGTVYDITEEVHARQRERQLLRLVDDNANHMTIADMSGQLIYMNHAAKHLVGVLETEDITLLSAKDFYDAEELARVQNTILKQITEEDGWKGLITLRNKITKEPIPCEVSYMLIRDPETGEVIGRGANARDLRPEIKAKAELKLLATIVDISEDFCNYCDLDGGTLYMNAAGRQLIGLKEQDIKGSNMFAYHSADSSRVIHEVILPQLLTDGRWSGPLELVHQQTGEIIPIHKQLFIICDEFTGKPVAFAGIARDLRPELTFRKALDERNSELQNTVQELNFLADSVPSVVWTSKPDGNLDYINQRWNERGGTALEDSLGTGWANGLHPDDLPAALAAWSESLQTGNPYQIEFRIKDKKGEYRWWLVRALPLRNEAGEIVKWYGTNTDITEQKELQRQKDDFLGIASHELKTPITSIKAYAQVMQKLFLRSGDNRNADLVGKMNRQINRLNSLVGDLLDVTKISAGRLQFNYETFDFNQLVEEVIEDVQPTTTKHLIKKALSFKKELTGDRDRISQVITNLLTNAIKYSPEANEIIIYTEDYNGEAKLCVQDFGIGISSEKKDKVFEQFYRVSGTQEYTFPGLGLGLYISSEIINRLGGKIWVTSVEGKGSTFCFSLPVKQLSI; this is encoded by the coding sequence ATGACAAACCCTTTTGCGGAAGCGCAGCAGTTTAACGCCCTGATACAGGCATCGCCGGTGGCAACCGCCATTTATACAGGCCCTGATGTTACTATCTGTATGGTTAACCAGCTAATGCTTAACCTTTGGGACAGGGATGCGGCCGTAATTGGTAAGCCGCTTGAAAAGGCATTGCCGGAACTTGAGGGGCAGCCTTTTATCGGCCTGCTGAAAAATGTATTTCAAACTGGTGAAACCTACGAAACCCGGGAGTCTAAGGCTGAGTTATTGCGCGACGGACAACTTCGTACATTTTATTTCGATTTTACTTACAAGCCAATTCCCGGGCCAGACGGGAAAATAGCTTATATTTTTCATACTGCGGTTGATATAACACAAATGGTGGAAGCAAGAAACCAACTTGCGGATACGAAAGAATGGTTAACCCTGTCGTTATCCTCGGCCGGAACAGGTACATGGGACTTGGATACGTTAAATAATACCGTTCGCTGGGACGCCCGATGCCGGGAGTTGTTCGGCTTTGCCGGGGATGAACACATACCTTATGATGCTGCGCTGAGCTGCATTCACCCTGCTGATGAACCGGCGGTACGCCAGGCGGTCATAAATGCACTTAACCCAAAAGCTGATGATCAATATGATATCCGTTACCGCACCATAGGTCAAAAAGATGGCCGCTTACGCTGGGTGCATTGTAAGGGCAAAGCCTACTTTAACGGGGAAGGCTTAGCGTACCGCTTTGCAGGTACGGTATATGATATTACAGAAGAAGTGCATGCCAGGCAGCGGGAAAGGCAGTTATTAAGACTGGTGGATGATAACGCCAATCATATGACGATAGCAGATATGTCCGGCCAGCTGATCTATATGAATCATGCGGCAAAACACCTGGTTGGCGTTTTGGAAACCGAGGATATTACGCTGTTGTCTGCCAAAGACTTTTACGACGCTGAAGAGTTAGCGCGTGTTCAAAATACCATTCTTAAACAAATAACGGAAGAAGATGGCTGGAAAGGCCTCATCACGTTAAGAAACAAGATAACAAAGGAACCTATTCCCTGCGAAGTGAGCTATATGCTGATTCGCGACCCGGAAACTGGTGAAGTAATAGGGAGGGGCGCCAATGCCCGCGATTTGCGCCCGGAAATTAAAGCAAAGGCAGAATTAAAGTTATTGGCTACCATTGTTGACATAAGCGAAGATTTCTGTAACTACTGCGACCTGGATGGCGGAACGTTATATATGAACGCCGCCGGCAGGCAATTGATTGGCCTTAAGGAGCAGGATATAAAAGGAAGCAATATGTTTGCCTACCATTCAGCCGATTCAAGCCGCGTGATCCACGAAGTGATTTTGCCGCAACTGCTAACGGATGGCCGATGGTCCGGACCGTTGGAATTGGTTCATCAACAAACGGGCGAGATTATCCCGATTCATAAGCAACTTTTTATTATTTGTGATGAATTTACCGGGAAACCTGTGGCTTTTGCAGGGATAGCCCGTGACTTGCGACCGGAGCTGACGTTTCGCAAAGCACTGGATGAACGGAATTCCGAATTGCAAAATACAGTGCAGGAACTCAATTTCCTGGCTGATTCGGTACCTTCTGTTGTTTGGACCAGTAAGCCCGACGGCAACCTGGACTATATTAACCAGCGCTGGAATGAGCGTGGCGGAACAGCCCTTGAAGATAGCCTGGGGACGGGCTGGGCGAACGGATTGCACCCGGATGATCTGCCTGCGGCACTGGCTGCATGGAGCGAATCGTTGCAAACAGGTAATCCTTACCAGATAGAATTTAGGATAAAAGATAAAAAAGGAGAGTACCGCTGGTGGCTGGTAAGGGCCTTGCCGCTTAGAAATGAAGCAGGCGAAATTGTTAAATGGTACGGAACAAACACAGATATTACCGAGCAAAAGGAACTGCAGAGACAGAAAGATGATTTTCTTGGAATAGCCAGCCATGAATTGAAGACGCCCATAACCAGCATAAAAGCTTATGCCCAGGTAATGCAAAAATTGTTTCTCCGCTCGGGCGATAACAGGAATGCCGACTTGGTGGGCAAGATGAACCGGCAAATAAATCGCCTGAACAGCCTTGTTGGTGACCTGCTGGATGTAACCAAGATCAGCGCCGGCCGGCTTCAGTTTAACTACGAGACCTTTGATTTTAACCAGTTGGTTGAAGAAGTGATAGAGGATGTACAACCAACCACCACCAAGCACCTGATAAAAAAGGCATTAAGTTTTAAAAAAGAATTAACCGGTGATCGTGACCGTATCAGCCAGGTAATCACTAACCTGCTCACCAATGCCATTAAATACTCGCCTGAAGCTAATGAGATTATAATTTACACTGAAGACTATAATGGCGAAGCTAAGCTTTGCGTGCAGGATTTTGGTATTGGGATAAGCAGCGAAAAAAAGGATAAAGTGTTTGAACAATTTTACCGGGTAAGCGGTACGCAGGAATACACCTTTCCGGGATTGGGGTTGGGTCTGTACATTTCTTCCGAGATCATCAACCGGTTGGGCGGTAAGATTTGGGTAACCTCTGTAGAGGGAAAGGGCTCCACTTTCTGTTTTTCTTTGCCGGTAAAACAATTAAGTATTTAA
- a CDS encoding GH92 family glycosyl hydrolase gives MKRIIIALLLVILASGIKAQSVNQYVDPFIGTSANGHTFPGATVPFGMVQLSPETGNFGWNYCSGYRYEDTTITGFAHTHLSGTGGVDLGDVLFFPYQGNQPAQFTSRFLKSTEKASPGYYTVVLSNNNIRAELTASAHTGVHRYTYLAGGAAHMLIDLQSGLVESKEELENHVSEGAITINKNNISGYAYTSQWVDKKVFFVARFSKAITGSHFIDGDTHRRLVIDFDSKPGETVEARVAISGVSVEGALANLNETLSKSFDAVRTDAVKTWEQYLGKLKAEGTKQEKITFYTSLYHTLIQPNNIADVDGKYRGADGLVHQSVDKVFYSTFSLWDTYRAAHPLYTIICPDKDGQMVESMLQHFNAVHLLPVWTLWGKESYAMIGNHAIPVMVDASMKGIRGFDKEKVYAAIKATLTQNKNPKYNWGLYLRYGYLPSDTVKREAVSRTLEAAYDDWCAAQLAAVLHKQADYAYFIKRSKFYVNLFDKSTNLMRGRLSNGNWVRPFANLDSGQLAIGGDYTEGNAWQYTWQVQQDVPGLITLMGGKKRFSEKLDSLFTMDSKVFGKGSTLDVTGLIGQYAHGNEPNHHIAYLYTMAGNPAKTQQLVRQIADEFYVNKPDGLSGNDDCGQMSAWYVFTAMGFYPVNPADGRYIFGAPLLKSVTISLPGKKTFTVKAKNLSAANKYVQSISLNGVKYKMNYIPHKTLMNGGILVFVMGDKKPDAVF, from the coding sequence ATGAAAAGAATAATTATAGCTCTGCTGCTGGTAATTTTAGCCAGCGGTATTAAAGCGCAATCGGTAAACCAATATGTTGATCCTTTTATCGGGACCTCGGCCAATGGGCACACCTTCCCGGGGGCCACTGTTCCTTTTGGTATGGTGCAGCTGAGCCCCGAAACTGGTAATTTCGGCTGGAACTATTGCTCAGGTTACCGGTATGAAGATACTACAATAACAGGTTTTGCGCATACGCATCTCAGTGGCACCGGCGGCGTTGACCTTGGCGACGTGTTGTTTTTTCCATACCAGGGCAACCAGCCGGCGCAATTCACCAGCCGGTTTTTAAAATCAACAGAAAAAGCATCACCCGGTTATTACACAGTTGTATTAAGTAATAATAACATCAGGGCAGAGCTTACCGCCTCGGCACACACCGGCGTGCACCGTTATACTTATTTAGCAGGGGGGGCGGCTCATATGCTGATCGATCTGCAAAGCGGGCTGGTTGAAAGTAAGGAGGAATTGGAAAACCATGTATCTGAAGGTGCTATTACTATCAATAAAAATAATATCAGCGGTTATGCTTACACCAGCCAATGGGTAGATAAGAAAGTGTTTTTTGTGGCAAGGTTTAGTAAAGCTATCACTGGTTCGCATTTTATTGATGGCGATACGCACCGCCGCCTTGTTATTGATTTTGATAGCAAACCCGGCGAAACGGTTGAAGCACGGGTGGCAATTTCGGGGGTAAGCGTTGAAGGAGCCCTCGCAAACCTTAATGAAACGCTTAGTAAAAGCTTTGATGCTGTCAGGACGGATGCTGTAAAGACGTGGGAGCAATATCTGGGCAAGCTTAAAGCAGAAGGTACAAAACAGGAGAAGATCACTTTTTATACCAGCCTTTACCATACCCTGATCCAGCCAAATAATATTGCTGACGTGGATGGTAAATATCGCGGAGCCGATGGCCTGGTCCATCAATCGGTCGATAAGGTTTTTTATTCTACTTTTTCATTATGGGATACCTACCGTGCCGCCCATCCGCTTTACACCATTATTTGCCCGGATAAAGATGGGCAGATGGTTGAAAGCATGCTGCAGCATTTTAACGCGGTGCACCTGCTGCCGGTATGGACGCTTTGGGGCAAAGAGAGTTATGCAATGATCGGTAATCACGCTATTCCGGTTATGGTGGATGCCAGTATGAAAGGGATCAGGGGTTTTGATAAGGAGAAGGTATATGCGGCGATAAAGGCAACGCTTACCCAAAATAAAAACCCAAAATATAACTGGGGCCTTTACCTGCGTTATGGTTACCTGCCGTCAGACACCGTAAAACGCGAAGCGGTGTCACGAACGCTGGAAGCTGCCTACGATGACTGGTGCGCCGCTCAATTAGCGGCTGTACTGCATAAGCAGGCCGATTATGCATATTTTATAAAAAGGTCAAAATTTTATGTCAACCTTTTTGATAAATCGACCAACCTGATGCGCGGGCGGCTTTCAAATGGCAACTGGGTACGGCCTTTTGCCAACCTGGATAGCGGGCAACTGGCTATTGGCGGCGACTATACCGAGGGTAATGCCTGGCAATATACCTGGCAGGTACAGCAGGACGTTCCCGGTTTGATTACCCTGATGGGTGGAAAAAAGCGCTTTAGTGAAAAATTAGATTCATTGTTTACCATGGATTCGAAGGTTTTTGGAAAGGGATCAACCCTTGATGTTACCGGCCTTATTGGCCAGTATGCACATGGCAACGAACCGAATCACCATATTGCTTATTTATATACAATGGCCGGTAACCCGGCAAAAACGCAGCAGCTGGTGAGGCAGATAGCAGATGAATTTTATGTAAATAAGCCTGATGGCCTGTCTGGCAATGACGATTGCGGACAAATGTCGGCATGGTATGTTTTCACAGCGATGGGTTTTTATCCCGTTAACCCTGCTGATGGCAGATACATTTTCGGGGCACCGTTGCTAAAAAGTGTAACTATCAGTTTACCTGGAAAAAAAACCTTTACTGTCAAAGCTAAAAACCTGTCGGCAGCAAATAAGTATGTCCAAAGTATCAGCCTTAACGGGGTAAAATATAAAATGAATTATATCCCGCACAAGACCCTAATGAATGGCGGTATCCTCGTATTTGTTATGGGTGATAAAAAACCGGACGCTGTTTTTTGA
- a CDS encoding collagen-like protein gives MKKIHCLLALIGVMMVAGCAKDGGVGPTGPNGAQGAQGVDGPAGVPGGIGATGPTGPAGPTGPTGATGTLTVMYSDWVTAANDTYLVQDQSGLDTWHITAPAVTASAISNGLIVVYAKVATDYPHAFPFVTSYPAGGSSITQTWNADIVPGHITLTMAYPIILPDVQAGDIHITITYRYVVVPDNVVHSMGSININNYSRVKQVLHLPN, from the coding sequence ATGAAAAAAATTCATTGTTTACTTGCCTTAATTGGTGTGATGATGGTTGCCGGCTGCGCTAAAGATGGTGGTGTTGGGCCAACAGGTCCCAACGGCGCGCAGGGTGCTCAGGGAGTTGACGGGCCGGCCGGCGTTCCCGGTGGCATAGGGGCAACAGGACCAACAGGTCCGGCCGGCCCGACTGGACCGACCGGCGCCACAGGTACACTTACTGTTATGTATTCTGATTGGGTAACCGCCGCAAATGATACTTACCTGGTTCAGGATCAATCGGGCCTGGATACCTGGCACATAACGGCACCGGCTGTAACCGCCAGCGCGATCAGTAATGGTTTGATTGTGGTGTATGCCAAGGTAGCTACCGATTACCCCCATGCCTTTCCTTTTGTAACTTCCTACCCGGCTGGCGGCTCATCAATTACACAAACATGGAACGCAGATATTGTCCCCGGACACATTACGCTTACAATGGCGTATCCAATTATACTTCCCGATGTCCAGGCGGGAGATATACACATCACTATTACTTACCGGTATGTGGTGGTACCTGATAATGTTGTTCATAGCATGGGCAGTATTAATATTAATAATTATAGCCGGGTAAAGCAGGTGCTGCATTTGCCAAACTGA
- a CDS encoding DUF6965 family protein, protein MTDQELITFFESAALPETLRIDRATTQLDVKGAVERNIGMMQSSPKDGNAKHRLMQIRHALENPYSGPAIPKL, encoded by the coding sequence ATGACGGACCAGGAGTTAATCACATTTTTTGAATCGGCAGCATTACCCGAAACACTTAGGATAGACCGGGCAACAACCCAACTGGATGTTAAGGGAGCAGTGGAGAGAAACATAGGAATGATGCAAAGCAGCCCAAAAGACGGAAATGCAAAACACCGGCTAATGCAAATCAGGCATGCGCTTGAAAACCCTTACAGCGGGCCGGCCATACCAAAGCTTTGA
- a CDS encoding collagen-like triple helix repeat-containing protein produces the protein MKRKYYVFALVFLTIFAGCAKDGGIGPAGPNGPQGIAGVNGPAGVPGPTGPRGPTGPAGPKGATGVPGTVTAIYSDWKVATNDFFDNVSQPGVDIWHVPVPEITASVLSGGLVVVYCKSDGTTINTFPFETHYGVTGALVFMEWTADATPGNIVLTMTYTNLYEFDRDNTHISITYRYLIIPGNIVHSMGSINIKNYTQVKEALHLPD, from the coding sequence ATGAAGAGAAAATATTACGTTTTCGCTCTCGTCTTCCTGACTATTTTCGCCGGTTGTGCCAAAGACGGCGGCATTGGCCCTGCGGGGCCTAACGGACCACAAGGGATAGCTGGAGTTAACGGGCCTGCAGGTGTACCCGGCCCAACCGGCCCCAGGGGGCCAACTGGCCCCGCCGGCCCGAAAGGTGCTACCGGTGTTCCGGGTACGGTAACCGCAATTTATTCTGACTGGAAGGTTGCAACCAATGATTTTTTTGATAATGTTTCCCAACCCGGCGTAGATATATGGCATGTTCCGGTCCCGGAAATTACGGCCAGTGTGCTGAGCGGCGGGCTGGTAGTAGTATACTGCAAAAGCGACGGCACAACCATTAATACTTTCCCCTTTGAAACCCATTACGGCGTTACCGGGGCGCTGGTATTCATGGAATGGACAGCGGATGCCACACCCGGAAATATTGTGCTTACCATGACGTACACCAACTTATATGAGTTTGACAGGGATAATACACATATCTCAATTACGTACAGGTATTTAATAATACCCGGAAATATTGTTCATAGCATGGGCAGCATTAATATTAAAAACTATACACAAGTAAAAGAGGCACTGCATTTACCTGACTAA
- a CDS encoding glycoside hydrolase family 3 N-terminal domain-containing protein yields MIKKWALFLTALCCTVTAGAQVYKDAGASIDARVKDLLSRMTLEEKVAQMSMSSLKGSLNNPLGYGVCESPFVTINEIAAQSIAAKKYAREKTRLGIPPIQIGECLHGQLASGATIFPQAIALGSTWNPAIVKQMASVVAYEASSSGVDQALSPLFDLIRDPRFGRVEECYAEDPYLVSRLGTAFVTGMQGDAAQSINGIAKDKLMCTAKHFAAYSIPVAGINLAPASVGERELRSMFLPPFRDAVQQANIYSVMPAYNEIDGVPAHASNFLLKQVLRREWGFKGYVFSDYEGLKMLYTFHHIAAGPGDAAIRGLQAGVDLEAPSPDTYDKLADLVKAGRVKEADIDSAVARILTVKFKAGLFEKLLPDTARLKDRVHTPQHIALAQTIAEESVILLKNEKQLLPLNIGRLKSLAVIGPNANQVQYGDYSSTRDSRSGTTVLNGIKQLAGDRIKISYAKGCALSGNDKSGFAEAVKAAQNSDAIVVVLGTTSVVFSGIGWNGHTPEGEPKDPFTCGEGYDVTDINPDGVQRELLRAVYKTGKPVILVLVHGRPWSIGWEKENIPAIIEAWYPGEKGGSAIANILFGKVNPSGRLNVSIPQSVGHIPVFYNHVNSNKGFYHNPGTPEKPGQDYVFSSTGVLYPFGFGLSYTTFAYSNMQVSAPVFSKDERVTVSVDVTNSGKIAGKEVVQMYLGNKVNSVTTPVILLKGFEKISLEPGETKNVKFIIKPGDVAIWNLDMKEVTEPGIFDVMIARSAEDVVLKKTLAYK; encoded by the coding sequence ATGATAAAAAAATGGGCCTTATTTCTTACGGCACTGTGCTGTACGGTAACTGCCGGGGCGCAGGTATATAAAGATGCCGGTGCAAGTATAGATGCACGCGTAAAAGACTTACTAAGCCGCATGACGCTGGAAGAAAAGGTGGCGCAAATGAGTATGAGCTCACTTAAAGGTTCGCTGAACAATCCGCTGGGTTACGGCGTTTGCGAAAGTCCGTTTGTAACCATAAATGAAATTGCTGCGCAATCAATTGCCGCCAAAAAATATGCTCGCGAAAAAACCAGGCTGGGTATCCCGCCCATTCAAATAGGGGAGTGCCTGCATGGGCAGCTGGCATCAGGGGCAACCATTTTTCCGCAGGCTATAGCTTTGGGAAGCACCTGGAACCCAGCTATAGTTAAACAAATGGCGTCGGTTGTGGCCTATGAGGCATCTTCATCCGGAGTTGACCAGGCGCTGTCACCTCTGTTTGATCTCATCCGCGATCCGCGCTTTGGCAGGGTAGAGGAGTGTTATGCGGAGGACCCGTATTTAGTGAGCCGCCTGGGAACCGCTTTTGTAACCGGGATGCAGGGCGATGCAGCACAAAGTATAAATGGTATTGCAAAAGATAAGCTGATGTGTACGGCAAAGCATTTTGCGGCTTACAGCATCCCGGTGGCGGGCATTAACCTGGCACCGGCTTCGGTGGGTGAAAGGGAACTAAGATCGATGTTTCTACCACCCTTCAGGGATGCCGTTCAACAGGCAAATATCTATTCGGTAATGCCGGCTTACAACGAAATTGACGGAGTGCCTGCCCATGCCAGTAACTTTTTATTGAAGCAGGTTTTGCGCAGGGAATGGGGTTTTAAAGGTTATGTTTTTTCAGATTACGAGGGCCTGAAAATGTTATACACTTTTCACCACATAGCTGCAGGCCCCGGCGATGCAGCTATAAGAGGCCTGCAGGCCGGGGTTGACCTGGAGGCTCCCAGCCCTGATACTTACGATAAGCTCGCGGACCTGGTTAAAGCCGGCCGGGTAAAAGAAGCGGACATTGATAGCGCCGTTGCACGTATCCTTACAGTGAAATTTAAAGCCGGTTTGTTTGAAAAACTGCTGCCGGATACCGCCAGATTAAAAGATCGGGTACATACCCCCCAGCATATTGCCCTTGCACAAACTATTGCAGAGGAATCTGTCATCCTGTTAAAAAACGAAAAGCAATTGTTGCCGTTAAATATCGGGCGTTTAAAATCGCTTGCTGTTATTGGCCCCAATGCCAACCAGGTACAATATGGCGATTACAGCTCAACCCGCGATAGCCGTTCGGGCACCACGGTGCTTAACGGAATTAAACAGCTGGCAGGCGACAGGATAAAGATCAGTTATGCCAAAGGTTGCGCATTATCTGGCAATGATAAAAGCGGCTTTGCCGAAGCTGTTAAAGCTGCTCAAAACAGCGATGCAATTGTAGTGGTATTGGGTACTACCAGCGTGGTTTTTTCAGGTATTGGATGGAACGGGCATACCCCCGAAGGCGAACCAAAGGATCCTTTTACCTGCGGCGAAGGCTATGACGTTACCGATATTAATCCGGACGGCGTACAGCGCGAGTTATTACGGGCCGTTTATAAAACCGGCAAACCGGTGATACTGGTTTTGGTACATGGCCGCCCCTGGAGCATTGGCTGGGAAAAGGAAAATATCCCGGCCATTATTGAGGCCTGGTACCCCGGCGAAAAAGGCGGGAGCGCTATCGCGAATATTCTTTTTGGCAAGGTAAACCCTTCAGGCAGGCTAAATGTATCTATCCCCCAGTCGGTTGGGCATATACCTGTTTTTTATAACCATGTAAATTCAAACAAAGGTTTTTATCATAACCCCGGCACCCCTGAAAAACCCGGACAGGATTATGTTTTTTCATCAACAGGGGTACTTTACCCTTTTGGTTTTGGCTTAAGCTATACCACGTTTGCTTACAGCAATATGCAGGTTTCAGCGCCTGTTTTTAGTAAAGATGAGCGGGTAACGGTTTCTGTGGATGTAACCAATTCGGGTAAAATAGCAGGGAAGGAAGTAGTACAAATGTATTTGGGTAACAAGGTGAATTCTGTTACTACTCCTGTAATTTTATTGAAAGGCTTTGAGAAGATCAGCCTGGAACCGGGCGAGACCAAAAATGTAAAATTTATTATAAAGCCCGGGGATGTAGCCATTTGGAATTTGGACATGAAGGAAGTAACAGAACCGGGTATTTTTGATGTAATGATAGCCCGGTCAGCAGAGGATGTGGTTTTAAAAAAGACGTTGGCGTATAAATAA
- a CDS encoding response regulator — protein sequence MPDTLKKILIADDDEAIVDATSLMLEVMGYEVSKTRDGKQVPDAIQNRPDLLLLDIWMSGIDGRDICRQMKSDPLTKDIPVLMISASRDVRQSALDSGADDFLEKPFEMDTLVNKVVSLIGV from the coding sequence ATGCCAGATACCCTAAAGAAAATATTAATAGCCGACGACGACGAAGCCATTGTAGATGCCACCTCACTTATGCTGGAAGTGATGGGCTATGAAGTAAGCAAAACGCGGGACGGTAAACAGGTACCCGATGCCATACAAAACAGGCCCGATCTGCTGCTGCTGGATATCTGGATGTCAGGCATAGACGGCCGTGATATTTGCAGGCAGATGAAAAGCGACCCGTTAACAAAAGATATTCCCGTATTGATGATCTCAGCCAGTCGCGATGTCAGGCAATCTGCCCTGGATAGCGGGGCTGACGATTTTTTAGAAAAACCATTTGAAATGGATACACTTGTTAATAAAGTGGTCAGCCTTATCGGTGTTTAA